The following is a genomic window from Alphaproteobacteria bacterium LSUCC0396.
TGGCAGACCGAAATTGTGCAATCACTTCGCCACATACGCAGCCACCTGAAAACCGGCCCGCACCCTGCCCCGAACGAAATCACTGATGAGCTGCGCAACAAGGTAAAGGCCGCCGAGCTTGCCGCCGAAAAAATTCAGCTTGAAATGATGCAGATCTGGGCAGATGCGCTTCCCGCCGCTAGCCCAAATAATTCACCTCTAAATTTGCAAACCCTAATCGATGCAATTGGGATTGTTGTGACCGCCAGCAGCCAGCAGCCAGTCACCCCAAACCAGACTAATCATATAAATATAATTGCGGCCGCCGCGCTGGGTAGTGCCAGCATCGGCACGCGCCAAAGTAAGCCTTAATCCACGCCCGAACCTGTCCAGCGTTTAACATTAGGCAGCTGTATATCCAGCAGGTCGAGTGCGCGCCCCACGCTCTGGTTGATCACATCATCGAGCGTTTCTGGCCGTGCATAAAATCCGGGAACTGGCGGCATGATAATAGCACCGCTTTGGGTCGCCTGATCCATCAACCTTATATGGCCGGCATGAAACGGTGTTTCGCGAAGCATCAGCACGACGCGGCGGCGTTCTTTCAGGCATACATCAGCCGCCCGCGCGGTCAGCTCTTCATTAAAACAATTGGCGATCGCGCTTAGGGTTTTAATCGAACAGGGCGCAACAAGCATACCATTTGTACGGAACGAGCCAGATGAAATGGCCGCACCAATATCTTTGTGATTATATAAATGATCGGCAAGCGCGCGAATCTGATCAGGCTCATAATCAACCTCGGCTAGGGCTGTACGAAACCCTGATGGCGTAATAATCACATGGGTTTCGACATCATCGACCGCCCTTAGCAACTCCAACGCCCTAATACCATAAATAACGCCAGATGCACCGGTAATGGCAACAATCACACGCCGCATTTCATAATACCTCACCTCGAAAAGACGCATCCTGGCAGCTCGCACCCGGTTACGCGATAATAGTGGCCATAGGATATATTGGCATCGCAATATTTCTAAATTACCACCACGATCAACGGGTTAAGAGTGCCAGCGATGATGCCAATCTGTCAATCGCCGGCGCGGTTCAATTAGCGTTGCAGGGTTTGCCTCAATTGCGTTACCAGTATGGTCTAATTCCCTTTGATTTTAGGCCGCGAGAGGACTAGCGTGGCGCATATGCAAATTCCTACCTCACCACCAGCGATGATTATCAATTGGATAATCCTGATCACTCTCGGCGCAATCTGGGGAGCCAGCTTCCTTGGCGTCGAGTTGGCCCTGACCGGATTTGGTCCGGTGACCGTCGCTGCTGGACGCGTCGCCTCCGCCGGCCTTATTCTTGTTTTTATTGCAATTGCCTACGGTGACGGGCTGCCGCGTTTTCGCACCGCGACCGATCGGCGTATCTGGTTACATTGTCTTGGCATGGCCCTCTTTACCAACGCCATTCCATTCTGCTTGCTATCATGGGGACAGCAAATTGTGACCTCTGGATTTGCCGGCATTAGCATGGCGGTTGTGCCATTATTCGTGCTGCCGTTAAGCCATTTCCTAGTTCCGGGCGAAGTGATGAGCCGCATCAAAACTGTCGGGTTTTTATTCGGTTTTATGGGCGTGGTACTGCTGATCGGTGGCGGCAAGATTCTGGCCAGCACGACACCATCACCGCTTATGTTTACCGCCCAGTTTGCCTGCATTACGGCAAGCGCCTGCTACGCAATTGGCAGCATCATCACCCGCCTATGCCCGCCTGTCAGCGCGCTGTCTTTTGCTGCGGCAGGATTGATGCTTGGCGGGATTATCCTCATTCCAGCGGCGCTAATCATCGACGGCGTTCCCACACCACCCGCTGGCATTGCCTTTGCCGGCCTTGCTTATCTGGCAATATTCCCAACCGCGATTGCAACTATTTTGCTGACGGTTCTTGTGCGGCGCGCCGGGCCACCATTTTTATCACTGGTAAATTATCAGGTGCCGGTATGGGCGGTAGTGATCGGTGCCATCGTTCTGGATGAGGCGCTGCCCGGACATTTCCTGATGGCGTTAGTGGTGATTTTGAGCGGATTATTCATCGCCCAGCTCGGCAGGCGCCGCCACGGAAAACAATCACAACAAGCCTAGTGACGGCATCAAGCAGAATCATGGCGCCCTAAAACATCCAACCCAAGATCAGGTCAGCCGGTTTTTAGTGACCTAAAATCTGGCTCAGGAATAATTTGGTACGGTCTGATTGCGGGTTATTAAAGAAGGCTTCAGGCTCGTTCTGTTCAACGATCTGCCCCTCATCCATGAAAATAACGCGGTTCGCAACCTTGCGGGCAAAGCCCATTTCATGGGTCACACAAATCATGGTCATACCGTCATCGGCAAGTTCAACCATCGTATCCAGAACCTCTTTGATCATTTCGGGATCAAGCGCCGAGGTCGGCTCGTCAAACAGCATTAATTGCGGCTGCATACATAAGGCGCGCGCAATCGCAACACGCTGTTGCTGGCCGCCTGACAACTGGCCGGGATATTTGCTGGCCTGTTCGGGGATCTTCACCCGTGTCAGAAAATGCATAGCGATTTCTTCGGCTTCGGCACGCGGCGTTTTCCGCACCCAGATCGGCGCCAGCATACAGTTTTCCAGAATTGAAAGATGGGGAAACAGGTTAAAATGCTGAAATACCATGCCAACTTCACGGCGAATTTCATCAATATTCTTCACGTCATTATTCAGTTCGATCCCGTGAACAGAAATGTCGCCATCCTGATGTTTTTCCAACCGGTTCAAACAGCGTATCAAGGTTGATTTGCCCGAACCTGACGGGCCGCAGACAACAATCCTCTCGCCCTTGGCGACCGTTAGATTGATATCGCGAAGCACGTGAAACTGCCCAAACCATTTATTTACATTGCGCATAGAAACGACTGTGTTCTGATCAACAGCCGGTGCGGGACTGTGCTGCGGTTGTGCCATATCTCTAACTCCCTTTGACGCTCAATGCCTAGCGGTTACGGCTGCGGCTGAGTTTCCGTTCCATAAACATTGAATAACGTGACATGCCGAAACAGAAAATGAAGAAAATAACTGCCACGACAAGATAGCCTGTAAGGCCTTGAACCGGTGTTGACCATGCCGCATCGGCAAGCGTTGATTGCGCCGCCCCAAGAAGGTCAAAAATACCAACAATGCTGACCAGCGCCGTGTCTTTGAACAGGCCAATAAATGTGTTCACAATACCGGGGATCACATGGGTCAGGGCCTGCGGCAGGATGATCAACCGCATTGACTGCCAATAGGATAGGCCAACCGCATCGGCGCCTTCATATTGACCCTTGTCGATCGCCTGCAGACCGCCGCGTACAACCTCGGCCATATAGGCAGCAGAAAATAATGTCACCCCGATCAATGCCCGCAACAGCATATCGAAATTCACCCCTTCGGGCATGAATAGCGGCAGCATCACAGATGCCATGAACAGCACCGTAATCAACGGCACGCCGCGCCAGAACTCGATAAAAACAGTCGACAGAAACCGTGCAACCGGCATGTCCGAACGCCGTCCAAGTGCCAGCAAAATACCCAATGGCAATGACGCAACAATACCAGTAATCGCGACCACTAGCGTGATCAGCAAGCCGCCCCAATCGCGGGTATCAATCGCTTCAAGACTGAAATCGACCGAGAATATCGCCAGCACCGCGGCAAGCAGAATAACCACCCAGCCGCAAACCCCAGTGACTGACGCAAGATCACCAAGCGCGCCGGAAACATAGCCAGCCTTGCCAAGCCGCCCCATGGTAATCAGCGCAAGGCCAAGAATTGTGTAAACGCCAATTGTGCCGGTCGAAATACCAAAGGCACCACCAGTTAACAGCACCGTCGCCAAAACCGGATAGGCTGTCAGCAGTAACGCACCAACAATTTTCCTGTAGGGCAGGCGCTCAATCATCACCCATGCCAGCATGACACCGCCAACCAGATAGGCAAGGTTCACCCGCCATAATTCATCCGACGGATAGGCACCATAAAAGATAAATTTAGCCTTGGCCTGAATGAACGGCCAACAGGCCGCGTGCCAACCCGCAGGTAAAGCACCACCCTGTTCAACAGTCCAGCAAGCTTCGCGCTCCAGTCCTTTAGGATCCGACCAAACAGCCGAGAAAATTGCAAAATCCAGTAAAGCCAAAGTTTGTGTTACTAGGAAGTATGACAAAATAAGTGTTACAAAGCCCATAAAAATCGATTTGGTGGCGCCACCAAAAGAGCCAAAATCCGACATGCTGGCAAAGATATTTTTATAGAGCCAGCCGGTAAAGCCACCCTCTGACGGCGGTGGCGGCAATAATGGCGCCGGTTCGGTGCGCACAAACCCAACCTGCGGATCAACAGCCCCTGATAATGTCTTTTTCACATTGGCTCTCTGCGACGCTGATTTGATTGGTTTCTTCGCCATTCTAGCGCTCCACTAACTTTACGCGGCTGTTAAACCAGTTCATGAAAGCTGCGGTCAAAAGCGAGAATGTTAGATAGACCATCATCATCATAAAGATCATCTCGATCTCTTTACCAACTTGGTTTAACGCTGTACCGGCAAAAACCGAGACAAGTTCGGGGTAGGCAATAGCCACCGCCAAGGAGGAGTTTTTAGTCAAGTTAAGATATTGTGAGGTCAGCGGCGGAATGATCACTCGCATCGCTTGTGGAATAATTACCAATCGTAAAGTGATGTTTGGTCTAATGCCCAAAGCAAAAGCAGCTTCTGTCTGGCCTCGATTGACAGCCAGAATACCAGCCCGCACAATTTCAGCAATAAAAGCCGCAGTATACAGTGCAAGTGCAAAAAGCACAGCCAACATTTCAGGAACCACAGCCATCCCAAAGCCATCCTGATACCCCCGCCTTAATTTCGGACCTGTATCCTTAAACTCTGGAAAACTCCAATCTAACGGTGAACCAGTTAAGTAAAACGCAATAGATGGAACAACTATCAAGATACCGAGCACCATCCAAAACACCGGTAATATCTGACCTGTGTCAGCTTGCCTTATAGATGCATATTTTTTTAAATAGAAACCCAACAAGATAGCCAGAAGCACGGCCATAATAGTGATGTAAAAATATTGGCCAACAACCGGAGCAGGCAGGTATAGACCGGTAATGTTCAATCCCGCCATGCCACCAAAAAGCTCTATCTTTTCTCTTTTGCCCGGCAAGAGACGAAGAACAGCAAAATACCAGAAAAACAGTTGTAAAAGCAGAGGAACATTTCTCACAACCTCAATATAGATGGTTGCAAAAGTTCTAAGGATTAGATTCTCTGAAAGCCTCATTATGCCAACAACAAATCCAATTACTGTTGCTGCAAGAATTCCCAGGAACGCAACAATCGTGGTATTGATAATACCTATAAAATAAACATCAAGATAGGTTGACCGCCCAACCTCATAGTCAAGTACCCAAGTTCCTAAAGTTGGAATGATTTGAAAACCAGAAGTGCGGCTCAGAAAATCAAACCCAAGTGTTTTCCCCTGGT
Proteins encoded in this region:
- a CDS encoding amino acid ABC transporter permease, with the protein product MAKKPIKSASQRANVKKTLSGAVDPQVGFVRTEPAPLLPPPPSEGGFTGWLYKNIFASMSDFGSFGGATKSIFMGFVTLILSYFLVTQTLALLDFAIFSAVWSDPKGLEREACWTVEQGGALPAGWHAACWPFIQAKAKFIFYGAYPSDELWRVNLAYLVGGVMLAWVMIERLPYRKIVGALLLTAYPVLATVLLTGGAFGISTGTIGVYTILGLALITMGRLGKAGYVSGALGDLASVTGVCGWVVILLAAVLAIFSVDFSLEAIDTRDWGGLLITLVVAITGIVASLPLGILLALGRRSDMPVARFLSTVFIEFWRGVPLITVLFMASVMLPLFMPEGVNFDMLLRALIGVTLFSAAYMAEVVRGGLQAIDKGQYEGADAVGLSYWQSMRLIILPQALTHVIPGIVNTFIGLFKDTALVSIVGIFDLLGAAQSTLADAAWSTPVQGLTGYLVVAVIFFIFCFGMSRYSMFMERKLSRSRNR
- a CDS encoding TIGR02444 family protein, yielding MTITTLWSFAVTVYQRDGVAAACLGLQEDADVDVPLMLCVAYACLQNKRIGNFELLDLQALARPWQTEIVQSLRHIRSHLKTGPHPAPNEITDELRNKVKAAELAAEKIQLEMMQIWADALPAASPNNSPLNLQTLIDAIGIVVTASSQQPVTPNQTNHINIIAAAALGSASIGTRQSKP
- a CDS encoding amino acid ABC transporter permease, with the protein product MRLEKLINDTKFRGLFFQVLLGLSLVLAGHWLFSNTVDNLTNQGKTLGFDFLSRTSGFQIIPTLGTWVLDYEVGRSTYLDVYFIGIINTTIVAFLGILAATVIGFVVGIMRLSENLILRTFATIYIEVVRNVPLLLQLFFWYFAVLRLLPGKREKIELFGGMAGLNITGLYLPAPVVGQYFYITIMAVLLAILLGFYLKKYASIRQADTGQILPVFWMVLGILIVVPSIAFYLTGSPLDWSFPEFKDTGPKLRRGYQDGFGMAVVPEMLAVLFALALYTAAFIAEIVRAGILAVNRGQTEAAFALGIRPNITLRLVIIPQAMRVIIPPLTSQYLNLTKNSSLAVAIAYPELVSVFAGTALNQVGKEIEMIFMMMMVYLTFSLLTAAFMNWFNSRVKLVER
- a CDS encoding DMT family transporter, with product MQIPTSPPAMIINWIILITLGAIWGASFLGVELALTGFGPVTVAAGRVASAGLILVFIAIAYGDGLPRFRTATDRRIWLHCLGMALFTNAIPFCLLSWGQQIVTSGFAGISMAVVPLFVLPLSHFLVPGEVMSRIKTVGFLFGFMGVVLLIGGGKILASTTPSPLMFTAQFACITASACYAIGSIITRLCPPVSALSFAAAGLMLGGIILIPAALIIDGVPTPPAGIAFAGLAYLAIFPTAIATILLTVLVRRAGPPFLSLVNYQVPVWAVVIGAIVLDEALPGHFLMALVVILSGLFIAQLGRRRHGKQSQQA
- a CDS encoding UbiX family flavin prenyltransferase, encoding MRRVIVAITGASGVIYGIRALELLRAVDDVETHVIITPSGFRTALAEVDYEPDQIRALADHLYNHKDIGAAISSGSFRTNGMLVAPCSIKTLSAIANCFNEELTARAADVCLKERRRVVLMLRETPFHAGHIRLMDQATQSGAIIMPPVPGFYARPETLDDVINQSVGRALDLLDIQLPNVKRWTGSGVD
- a CDS encoding amino acid ABC transporter ATP-binding protein codes for the protein MRNVNKWFGQFHVLRDINLTVAKGERIVVCGPSGSGKSTLIRCLNRLEKHQDGDISVHGIELNNDVKNIDEIRREVGMVFQHFNLFPHLSILENCMLAPIWVRKTPRAEAEEIAMHFLTRVKIPEQASKYPGQLSGGQQQRVAIARALCMQPQLMLFDEPTSALDPEMIKEVLDTMVELADDGMTMICVTHEMGFARKVANRVIFMDEGQIVEQNEPEAFFNNPQSDRTKLFLSQILGH